One genomic segment of Halomarina pelagica includes these proteins:
- the phnE gene encoding phosphonate ABC transporter, permease protein PhnE, with translation MSTDAPRGTRAFDGAVRERLDEIRRRRSLRRLKQTLGLLVAAVAFYGAYTTVGFSIATLVQYWPQFTEALGGYFPTTTVLGVPVIDVGRYWRFVVAEDLFRLSVVTVAMAFTGTLLGLPGALLLGTLGSERVTPFPFNFVFRTTMSVIRAIPALVWALIFIPLGGVTPFTGTLAIAVDTMGYLGRLFTDELEEIDDGPVEGVRSTGASESQTIYFGMLSQVMRQYIAWTMYIFELNVRIAITLGLIGAGGLGYVLMIQRQTFQYTNMMAAIFVSVALILAIEMTSQRVRSRLRADEETESVVELLRAFPRRTAEAMWR, from the coding sequence GTGAGCACCGACGCCCCGCGCGGAACGCGCGCGTTCGACGGGGCCGTCCGGGAGCGACTGGACGAGATCCGCCGACGGAGGAGCCTCCGCCGACTGAAGCAGACGCTCGGACTGCTTGTCGCCGCGGTCGCGTTCTACGGCGCGTACACGACCGTCGGGTTCTCGATAGCGACGCTGGTCCAGTACTGGCCGCAGTTCACGGAGGCGCTCGGGGGGTACTTCCCGACGACGACGGTCCTCGGCGTTCCGGTCATCGACGTCGGGCGGTACTGGCGGTTCGTCGTCGCCGAGGACCTGTTTCGCCTCTCGGTCGTCACGGTGGCGATGGCGTTCACGGGCACGCTGCTCGGGCTTCCGGGGGCCCTCCTGCTCGGCACTCTCGGCTCCGAGCGCGTCACGCCGTTCCCGTTCAACTTCGTCTTCCGGACGACGATGAGCGTCATCCGCGCGATTCCGGCGCTGGTGTGGGCGCTCATCTTCATCCCGCTGGGCGGCGTCACGCCGTTCACCGGGACGCTCGCGATCGCGGTGGACACGATGGGGTACCTCGGCCGCCTGTTCACGGACGAACTCGAGGAGATCGACGACGGCCCGGTCGAGGGCGTCCGGTCGACGGGGGCGAGCGAGAGCCAGACGATCTACTTCGGGATGCTCTCGCAGGTGATGCGCCAGTACATCGCGTGGACGATGTACATCTTCGAGCTGAACGTCCGGATCGCCATCACGCTGGGGCTCATCGGCGCTGGCGGACTCGGCTACGTGCTGATGATCCAGCGACAGACGTTCCAGTACACGAATATGATGGCGGCGATCTTCGTCTCCGTCGCGCTCATCCTCGCGATCGAGATGACCAGCCAGCGCGTCCGCTCGCGCCTCCGGGCCGACGAGGAGACCGAGAGCGTCGTCGAACTGCTCCGGGCGTTCCCTCGGCGGACGGCCGAGGCGATGTGGCGATGA
- a CDS encoding DapH/DapD/GlmU-related protein yields MSGRGHVGVRRDGRYYVASYGGERVGELSEAPTLHEPVSIEDSALGRWTEVRAHSRLDASRIGDYTYLMERVQLDHARVGAFGNVASDVRLGPPNHPVDRPTAHHFTYRAAAYGLGEDDEAVFEWRADHPVEVGHDVWIGHGATVLPGVCVGTGAVVAAGAVVTRDVEPYGIVAGVPAEPIGRRFDEETARRLRETAWWEWDHETLRERLEAFRDLETFLDRYARE; encoded by the coding sequence ATGAGCGGGCGCGGACACGTCGGCGTCCGCCGCGACGGTCGGTACTACGTCGCGTCGTACGGCGGGGAACGCGTCGGCGAGCTGTCCGAAGCGCCGACGCTCCACGAACCGGTGTCCATCGAGGACAGCGCGCTCGGCCGCTGGACCGAGGTGCGGGCGCACTCCCGCCTCGACGCCTCGCGGATCGGCGACTACACGTACCTGATGGAGCGCGTCCAGCTCGACCACGCTCGCGTCGGGGCGTTCGGCAACGTCGCCTCGGACGTCCGCCTCGGCCCGCCGAACCACCCCGTCGACCGCCCGACGGCGCACCACTTCACCTACCGGGCGGCGGCCTACGGGCTCGGCGAGGACGACGAGGCGGTCTTCGAGTGGCGCGCCGACCACCCCGTCGAGGTCGGCCACGACGTGTGGATCGGGCACGGAGCGACGGTCCTCCCCGGCGTCTGCGTGGGGACCGGGGCGGTCGTCGCCGCGGGAGCGGTCGTCACGCGCGACGTCGAGCCGTACGGGATCGTCGCGGGCGTGCCGGCCGAGCCGATCGGCCGTCGGTTCGACGAGGAGACCGCGCGCCGCCTGCGGGAGACGGCCTGGTGGGAGTGGGACCACGAGACGCTCCGCGAACGCCTCGAGGCCTTCCGCGACCTGGAGACGTTCCTCGACCGGTACGCGCGAGAATAA
- the phnG gene encoding phosphonate C-P lyase system protein PhnG, translated as MADPHDRADRFELIAACDERTLVGLADDLLDGTTPVRLLREPTPQLLMQRVREPVYRRAFNLGEVLVTAAEVEYAGARGFAMVAGKAESKAVAGAIVDAAVDADHGTAARVCATLTASAADREAARRRQWNESRATTVAFETMEGEAE; from the coding sequence ATGGCCGATCCACACGACAGGGCGGACAGGTTCGAGTTGATCGCGGCGTGCGACGAGCGGACGCTCGTCGGCCTCGCCGACGACCTGCTGGACGGGACGACGCCGGTGCGCCTCCTGCGGGAGCCGACGCCGCAGCTCCTGATGCAGCGGGTCCGCGAGCCGGTCTATCGGCGGGCGTTCAACCTCGGCGAGGTGCTCGTGACCGCCGCGGAGGTGGAGTACGCCGGCGCGCGCGGCTTCGCGATGGTCGCCGGCAAGGCCGAGTCGAAGGCCGTCGCCGGTGCGATCGTCGACGCCGCCGTCGACGCCGACCACGGGACGGCAGCGCGCGTCTGCGCGACCCTGACGGCGAGCGCGGCCGACCGCGAGGCGGCCCGCCGCCGGCAGTGGAACGAGAGCCGCGCGACGACGGTGGCGTTCGAGACGATGGAGGGTGAGGCCGAATGA
- a CDS encoding carbon-phosphorus lyase complex subunit PhnI produces the protein MGYVAVKAGENVIRRAEDLFEKRRLEGDEPQVSVEAIDEQFGRLVGQVTGEGGLYAPKLAARAIKQAQGDTAEASFLLRAYRSTLERFDETVVADPGDLFATRRVSPAYKDVPGGQILGATKDYTQRLLDFDFDEADPTAGWDLGDEDPASLRDVMELLREEGLVATPAPVEDDDPHDATREPVLFPAPRDAVLQELARGETGAVTALAYSALRGYGQVHPTLGEVRVGSLPVEIEHPYTGDPVEVTSVEVTEVESVVPVFAKRDDPQFAFGYGLVFGRNERKAIGMSILDASVQLDGDEPAEDAEFVLDTVDGIDSFGFIEHLKLPHYVTFGSILDRIRAIRARRGVDEPAAREATVGGTGSDRDDDPDGRRAAEPETRVSDDD, from the coding sequence ATGGGGTACGTCGCCGTGAAGGCCGGCGAGAACGTCATCCGCCGCGCCGAGGACCTCTTCGAGAAGCGCCGGCTCGAAGGCGACGAGCCGCAGGTGAGCGTCGAGGCCATCGACGAGCAGTTCGGCCGCCTCGTCGGGCAGGTCACGGGCGAGGGCGGGCTCTACGCGCCGAAGCTGGCCGCGCGCGCGATCAAGCAGGCGCAGGGCGACACCGCCGAGGCGTCGTTCCTCCTGCGGGCCTACCGCTCCACGCTCGAACGCTTCGACGAGACGGTCGTCGCGGACCCGGGCGACCTGTTCGCGACGCGGCGGGTGTCGCCCGCGTACAAGGACGTCCCCGGCGGGCAGATCCTCGGGGCGACGAAGGACTACACCCAGCGGCTCCTCGACTTCGACTTCGACGAGGCGGACCCCACGGCGGGGTGGGACCTCGGCGACGAGGACCCGGCGTCGCTCCGCGACGTGATGGAACTCCTCCGGGAGGAGGGGCTCGTCGCGACCCCCGCGCCGGTCGAGGACGACGACCCCCACGACGCGACGCGCGAGCCGGTGCTGTTCCCCGCGCCGCGCGACGCGGTGTTACAGGAACTCGCCCGCGGCGAGACGGGGGCGGTGACCGCGCTCGCCTACAGCGCCCTCCGGGGGTACGGGCAGGTCCACCCGACGCTCGGCGAGGTCCGCGTCGGGAGCCTGCCGGTCGAGATCGAACACCCCTACACCGGCGATCCCGTCGAGGTGACGAGCGTCGAGGTCACGGAGGTAGAGAGCGTCGTCCCGGTGTTCGCGAAGCGCGACGACCCGCAGTTCGCCTTCGGTTACGGTCTCGTCTTCGGCCGCAACGAGCGGAAGGCGATCGGCATGTCGATCCTCGACGCCTCCGTCCAGCTCGACGGCGACGAACCCGCGGAGGACGCCGAGTTCGTCCTCGACACCGTCGACGGGATCGACTCCTTCGGCTTCATCGAACACCTGAAGCTCCCCCACTACGTGACGTTCGGGAGCATCCTCGATCGCATCCGGGCCATACGGGCCCGTCGCGGGGTGGACGAGCCGGCGGCGCGCGAGGCGACCGTCGGCGGTACCGGTTCGGATCGCGACGACGATCCGGACGGGCGACGGGCGGCCGAACCCGAGACGCGGGTGAGCGACGATGACTGA
- a CDS encoding agmatinase family protein, translated as MTEQGRPSRARAFRDAHAGADVELAYAGHQTFLKGDARDGDDVDDVDAAVLGAPFDGAASNRPGARYGPRALREASTWWAYLSGYKGGLTNMNTRKQVDFSDLDVADCGDVPVFPMDRERTAESITAHVATVARRAFPVLLGGDHYCTYPSFRGFAEGSDAESVGLVQIDAHTDTADGSPVFGDEFHGSSTRLIAESAYSAYEHVSQVGIRGYESPDFFEFVEETGLSLYTMRDVREGGIRSVVSEAIESAAADTDAVYVTFDIDAVDPSVAPGTGTPEPGGLDSHQALAVMETLGAHPSVGAVDLMEVAPDVDPTGSTQLLGAFLLVTLLERRFAERPD; from the coding sequence ATGACTGAACAGGGGAGGCCGTCTCGGGCGCGGGCGTTCCGCGACGCCCACGCCGGAGCCGACGTCGAGCTGGCCTACGCCGGACACCAGACCTTCCTCAAGGGCGACGCCCGCGACGGCGACGACGTCGACGACGTCGACGCGGCCGTCCTCGGCGCGCCGTTCGACGGCGCGGCCAGCAACCGACCGGGGGCGCGATACGGCCCGCGAGCGCTCCGGGAGGCCAGCACCTGGTGGGCGTACCTCTCGGGCTACAAGGGCGGGTTGACCAACATGAACACCCGCAAGCAGGTCGACTTCTCCGACCTCGACGTCGCGGACTGCGGCGACGTGCCGGTCTTCCCGATGGACCGGGAACGGACGGCCGAGAGCATCACCGCGCACGTCGCGACCGTCGCCCGGCGGGCGTTCCCGGTCCTGCTCGGCGGCGACCACTACTGCACCTACCCCTCGTTCCGCGGCTTCGCCGAGGGCTCCGACGCCGAGAGCGTCGGCCTCGTCCAGATCGACGCTCACACGGACACCGCCGACGGCAGCCCCGTGTTCGGCGACGAGTTCCACGGCTCGAGCACGCGGCTCATCGCCGAGTCCGCGTACTCGGCCTACGAGCACGTCAGTCAGGTCGGTATCCGGGGGTACGAGAGCCCGGACTTCTTCGAGTTCGTCGAGGAGACCGGGCTGTCGCTCTACACGATGCGGGACGTTCGGGAGGGGGGCATTCGGTCGGTCGTTTCCGAGGCGATCGAATCCGCGGCCGCGGACACGGACGCGGTCTACGTGACCTTCGACATCGACGCCGTCGACCCGAGCGTAGCGCCCGGCACCGGGACGCCGGAACCCGGCGGTCTCGACAGTCACCAGGCGCTCGCGGTGATGGAGACGCTCGGCGCTCACCCCTCGGTCGGTGCCGTCGACCTGATGGAGGTCGCTCCGGACGTCGATCCGACGGGATCGACGCAACTGCTCGGGGCCTTCCTCCTCGTCACGCTCCTCGAACGCCGGTTCGCCGAACGGCCCGACTGA
- a CDS encoding TRAM domain-containing protein — MVEISDSLRLLFETSIEARDDRYVVPIPADLVENGSLSTDDSYRIALFPAPDAAPQTASATGTRQERTETASDQSREAATQPSQPSGRSQQTPPVEEGEVRSVTIDTLGDQGDGIAKVERGFILIVPGTQPGDQVRVEITDVKETVAFAEPVSEATVR; from the coding sequence ATGGTAGAGATCTCGGACTCACTGCGGCTGCTGTTCGAAACCTCGATCGAAGCGCGAGACGATCGCTACGTCGTTCCGATTCCCGCGGACCTCGTCGAGAACGGCTCGCTCTCGACCGACGACTCGTATCGGATCGCGCTGTTTCCAGCGCCGGACGCCGCTCCTCAGACGGCGTCCGCGACGGGGACGCGCCAGGAGAGAACCGAGACCGCCTCGGACCAGTCGCGCGAGGCGGCCACCCAGCCGTCACAGCCGTCGGGACGATCTCAGCAGACTCCCCCGGTCGAGGAGGGAGAGGTGCGCTCGGTCACGATCGATACGCTCGGCGATCAGGGCGACGGCATCGCGAAGGTCGAACGCGGGTTCATCCTCATCGTGCCGGGCACTCAGCCGGGCGACCAGGTGAGGGTGGAGATCACGGACGTGAAAGAGACGGTGGCGTTCGCCGAGCCAGTGAGCGAAGCCACCGTCCGTTAG
- a CDS encoding NrpR regulatory domain-containing protein produces the protein MTDNLDRRTYDLLRLIADYEPIGSIRLVDLLRRHGYSIEDRTVRLTLADLDEAGLTEKIPGRGRRLTPDGASELERGHVSGRLEQVRARIAMLTGQVTYDPVEDTGEVVASAADVPRTELDGALEALDVLDGTPLSPVPIAVEPDPIDAPSDDAVRLYAPSSITIDGVLLSRGINADLKTAGVAEYHPDPEPDAFPHDGDLDADHGGAILRYIDAINGEGSTVDVTRLLIEAGRDDVRPALTGGDERSLFVVDNREYPLTRYDEARDLAVEVRDHLGGVFDIRKPREAGPFPSERPGWEFASMTYGAIGELVLSLLVEGGYAESWETLSGLVPRSRFEPLGAVRARERA, from the coding sequence ATGACCGATAACCTGGACCGGCGTACCTACGACCTGCTCCGGCTCATCGCGGACTACGAGCCCATCGGGAGCATTCGGCTTGTGGACCTGCTTCGGCGGCACGGGTATTCCATCGAGGACCGGACGGTGCGGCTGACGCTCGCGGACCTCGACGAGGCGGGGCTCACGGAGAAGATCCCCGGTCGGGGACGGCGACTGACGCCCGACGGCGCGTCCGAACTCGAACGGGGACACGTCAGCGGTCGCCTCGAACAGGTCCGGGCGCGCATCGCGATGCTCACGGGCCAGGTCACCTACGATCCAGTCGAGGACACGGGGGAAGTCGTCGCGTCCGCGGCCGACGTGCCTCGCACCGAACTCGACGGCGCACTCGAGGCGCTCGACGTCCTGGACGGTACGCCCCTCTCGCCGGTCCCGATCGCCGTCGAGCCGGATCCGATCGACGCGCCGTCCGACGACGCCGTCCGTCTCTACGCCCCCTCCAGCATCACGATCGACGGCGTGTTGCTCTCCCGCGGTATCAACGCCGACCTCAAGACCGCGGGCGTCGCGGAGTATCACCCCGACCCCGAGCCGGACGCGTTCCCGCACGACGGCGACCTCGACGCCGATCACGGGGGCGCGATCCTGCGCTACATCGACGCGATCAACGGCGAGGGATCGACGGTCGACGTGACGCGACTGCTGATCGAGGCGGGACGCGACGACGTCCGGCCGGCGCTGACCGGCGGGGACGAGCGGTCGCTGTTCGTCGTCGACAACCGGGAGTATCCGCTCACCCGATACGACGAAGCCAGGGACCTGGCGGTGGAGGTGCGCGATCACCTCGGCGGCGTCTTCGACATCCGGAAGCCGCGCGAGGCGGGACCGTTCCCGAGCGAGCGCCCCGGCTGGGAGTTCGCGTCGATGACCTACGGGGCGATCGGCGAACTCGTGCTCTCGCTGCTGGTCGAAGGGGGGTACGCGGAATCCTGGGAGACCCTCTCCGGGCTCGTGCCCCGCTCGCGGTTCGAGCCGCTCGGGGCCGTTCGAGCCCGAGAGCGGGCGTAG
- the phnH gene encoding phosphonate C-P lyase system protein PhnH, translated as MRALDVDPVHDTRETFRALLDAASRPGTVERTPVAPAVNAVVATLVDHEVTVHGGSETLRAALDRERRLSRAPFEEADLIVAAGDTDGRVTDAERGTLKEPSEGATVIYEVDALAADATRVNGLALSVTGPGVPGTRTFGVGGLPATEVGAIAEAQSTYPRGVDVFLVDEERVAALPRSVEVEVEIDDGVGDRTAEVA; from the coding sequence ATGAGGGCGCTCGACGTCGATCCGGTACACGACACCCGCGAGACGTTCCGGGCGCTCCTCGACGCCGCGAGTCGCCCCGGCACCGTCGAGCGGACGCCGGTCGCGCCCGCCGTCAACGCCGTGGTCGCGACCCTCGTCGACCACGAGGTGACGGTCCACGGCGGCAGCGAGACGCTCCGCGCGGCGCTCGATCGCGAGCGGCGGCTCAGCCGAGCGCCGTTCGAGGAGGCGGACCTCATCGTCGCGGCCGGGGACACCGACGGCCGCGTCACCGACGCCGAGCGCGGGACCCTGAAGGAGCCGAGCGAGGGTGCGACGGTCATCTACGAGGTCGACGCGCTGGCGGCGGACGCCACGCGCGTGAACGGCCTCGCGCTCTCTGTCACCGGGCCGGGGGTGCCCGGAACGCGGACGTTCGGCGTGGGCGGTCTCCCCGCGACGGAGGTCGGGGCGATCGCCGAGGCGCAGTCGACCTACCCGCGCGGCGTGGACGTCTTCCTCGTCGACGAGGAGCGGGTGGCCGCGCTGCCGCGCTCCGTCGAGGTCGAAGTCGAGATCGACGACGGGGTCGGGGACCGCACCGCGGAGGTGGCGTAG
- a CDS encoding PhnD/SsuA/transferrin family substrate-binding protein, with protein MVNSTRDTTDGAGSNATRATVTRRRFLAGAGAVGAVGLAGCTGGGNASDGNASDGNASGGTDTDGGAKTGSSGSGGKAVTILLTPENPTEVKKDYMPMKKYLEDAIDGLEITYRVPLDYAAILPALKAEQAEMGMDDITLIAAPDQMDVMGTAVTGGTAFYYSLMMTKPGSGIDEPADVEGKEMAFADPLSTSGSIYALYELKNAGLDIGKAPGSDAGADFSGTWSNHKAAIEQLINDKADACSTWGGNGMAYVPKGDIPADVTQKSAYVSEAGTKDPELDVFLWSEPIPKQPIYARKTWTDPVKEEIREALLASNAETMAKYKGDDYEGTMPFTTLKDTTIEHYRPVIDRVHTLGIDLTQES; from the coding sequence ATGGTGAACTCCACTCGGGACACCACGGACGGCGCGGGGTCGAACGCGACGCGAGCGACGGTCACTCGACGGCGGTTCCTGGCGGGAGCCGGGGCCGTCGGTGCCGTCGGACTGGCGGGATGTACGGGCGGCGGAAACGCGAGCGACGGAAACGCGAGCGACGGAAACGCGAGCGGCGGGACGGATACCGACGGCGGGGCGAAGACCGGGTCGTCGGGATCCGGCGGCAAGGCGGTGACCATCCTCCTCACGCCGGAGAACCCGACGGAGGTAAAGAAGGACTACATGCCGATGAAGAAGTACCTCGAGGACGCGATCGACGGACTCGAGATCACCTACCGCGTCCCGCTCGACTACGCGGCCATCCTCCCGGCGCTCAAAGCGGAGCAGGCCGAGATGGGGATGGACGACATCACGCTCATCGCCGCACCCGACCAGATGGACGTGATGGGGACGGCGGTCACGGGCGGGACGGCGTTCTACTACTCGCTCATGATGACCAAGCCTGGAAGCGGGATCGACGAACCGGCCGACGTCGAGGGTAAGGAGATGGCCTTCGCTGACCCGCTCTCGACCTCCGGCTCGATCTACGCGCTCTACGAACTCAAGAACGCGGGACTCGACATCGGGAAAGCGCCCGGGAGCGACGCGGGTGCGGACTTCTCGGGCACGTGGTCGAACCACAAGGCCGCCATCGAACAGCTCATCAACGACAAGGCCGACGCCTGCTCGACGTGGGGCGGCAACGGGATGGCGTACGTCCCGAAGGGCGACATCCCCGCGGACGTAACGCAGAAGTCCGCGTACGTGAGCGAGGCGGGGACGAAGGATCCCGAACTCGACGTGTTCCTCTGGTCCGAGCCGATACCGAAACAGCCGATCTACGCCCGGAAGACGTGGACGGACCCGGTGAAGGAGGAGATCAGGGAGGCGCTCCTGGCCTCGAACGCGGAGACGATGGCGAAGTACAAGGGCGACGACTACGAGGGCACTATGCCCTTCACGACGCTGAAGGACACCACGATCGAGCACTACCGGCCGGTCATCGATCGCGTTCACACGCTCGGCATCGACCTGACCCAGGAGAGCTAA
- a CDS encoding PhoU domain-containing protein, translating into METRKVQLSGGTTYTVSLPKSWATEQRITSGSVLYLHPDDDGTLLVEAGERRETDGRTVELDVSNYAPETLAHAVASAYLGGVDELVLVDRGGHDDETIDAAMDLTANLSGFEVIETGERRLVFQNIIDPSSVSIRKTVLRLKLVALAMHRDAVRAVTEADVGLARQVVSRDAEADKLFSLVTRQFQRALDDLQTVEKLDLSRPELFEYYHTARQFERIGDHAAKMAYLVTDRSEDLAEVDVDEFARLARESRRIVERAADVVLTDADATTAFDVIDDATALEEATTELDEDLYGHEDAVAAYVVGLLLESVRRTAGYGRNVAEMGLRRTIRRGE; encoded by the coding sequence ATGGAGACACGGAAGGTCCAGCTGTCGGGCGGCACCACCTACACCGTCTCGCTCCCGAAGTCGTGGGCGACGGAGCAGCGCATCACCAGCGGGTCGGTGCTGTATCTCCATCCCGACGACGACGGAACGCTCCTCGTCGAGGCGGGAGAGCGGCGCGAGACCGACGGGCGCACCGTCGAACTGGACGTCTCGAACTACGCGCCCGAGACGCTCGCCCACGCGGTCGCGTCGGCCTACCTCGGCGGCGTCGACGAACTCGTCCTCGTCGATCGGGGCGGACACGACGACGAGACGATCGACGCGGCGATGGACCTGACCGCGAACCTGAGCGGGTTCGAGGTCATCGAGACGGGAGAGCGGCGGCTCGTCTTCCAGAACATCATCGACCCGTCCAGCGTCTCGATCCGGAAGACCGTGCTCCGGCTGAAACTCGTCGCCCTCGCGATGCACCGCGACGCGGTTCGCGCCGTCACGGAGGCGGACGTTGGCCTGGCGCGACAGGTCGTCTCCCGCGACGCGGAGGCCGACAAGCTGTTCAGTCTCGTCACGCGGCAGTTCCAGCGCGCGCTCGACGACCTCCAGACCGTCGAGAAGCTCGACCTCTCCCGTCCCGAACTGTTCGAGTACTACCACACGGCCCGGCAGTTCGAGCGCATCGGCGACCACGCGGCGAAGATGGCCTACCTGGTCACCGATCGGAGCGAGGACCTCGCCGAGGTGGACGTGGACGAGTTCGCCCGGCTCGCCCGCGAGTCGCGACGCATCGTCGAGCGCGCGGCGGACGTCGTGCTCACCGACGCGGACGCGACCACCGCGTTCGACGTCATCGACGACGCGACGGCGCTGGAGGAGGCGACCACGGAACTGGACGAGGACCTCTACGGACACGAGGACGCGGTCGCGGCGTACGTCGTCGGGCTCCTCCTGGAGAGCGTCCGGCGGACGGCGGGATACGGCCGGAACGTCGCCGAGATGGGACTCCGGCGGACGATACGCCGGGGGGAGTAG
- a CDS encoding MarR family transcriptional regulator: MRWSQPNRAPQNGREATLARVIETIDRLAPETKSELAAELDLSQHYLSELLQELKSDRIVRKGYVVDDARVFANAPAISELMRGAGSGNVSYRRLFDHLDRLESVTTEQYRAAQASFVGDDVERSADDLEPLANERCLVVLQELKSMTLTTEWPGNRVASDLGTVAKNLEIVGDRACFISDVTGKMGTDAAGIVHDHVREIFDGGLDINEHVVAVLFDAEVDRMDDLYAEEDEVHRKLDELFELVTAYDPEMYGHLATMTRALERSIYYWVHTAELAARIHSGIDAEHIPS; this comes from the coding sequence ATGCGATGGAGTCAGCCAAACAGAGCGCCACAGAACGGCCGAGAGGCGACGCTCGCCCGGGTCATCGAGACCATCGACCGTCTGGCCCCGGAGACCAAGTCGGAACTGGCGGCCGAACTCGACCTCTCTCAGCACTACCTCTCTGAGTTACTACAGGAGCTGAAGAGCGATCGAATCGTTCGCAAGGGGTACGTCGTCGACGACGCCCGGGTCTTCGCGAACGCGCCCGCCATCTCGGAGCTGATGCGCGGAGCGGGGTCCGGGAACGTCTCCTATCGACGCCTGTTCGACCACCTCGACCGCCTCGAATCGGTGACGACGGAGCAGTACCGCGCGGCGCAGGCGTCGTTCGTCGGCGACGACGTCGAACGATCCGCGGACGACCTCGAACCGCTCGCGAACGAGCGGTGCCTGGTCGTGCTCCAGGAGCTGAAGTCGATGACCCTCACGACCGAGTGGCCGGGCAACCGCGTCGCCTCGGACCTCGGGACCGTCGCGAAGAACCTCGAGATCGTCGGCGATCGGGCGTGTTTCATCTCCGACGTCACCGGCAAGATGGGGACCGACGCCGCGGGGATCGTCCACGATCACGTCCGCGAGATCTTCGACGGCGGGCTCGACATCAACGAGCACGTCGTCGCCGTCCTCTTCGACGCCGAGGTGGATCGTATGGACGACCTGTACGCCGAGGAGGACGAGGTCCACCGGAAGCTCGACGAACTCTTCGAACTCGTCACGGCCTACGATCCGGAGATGTACGGCCACCTCGCGACGATGACGCGGGCGCTCGAACGGAGCATCTACTACTGGGTGCACACGGCCGAACTCGCCGCGCGCATCCACTCCGGCATCGACGCCGAACACATCCCGAGCTAG